TTGCAAATGAATGTAGCCATTTCCACATAATTTTTCTCTATAAATAAATTTAACTAAGGCTAACGCGCAATGAAGCGGCAATAGCAAACGGGGCAAGGGTAATTGATGTCACTAACATTGCCCCTAATAATGCCAACAATCCAATGTACGGTTGACCGACAACGGCGGCATCTATTGCCATCGTTGCAAAAATTAAAATAGGAATACTCAAAGGAAGCATAATTAAACTAAGCAATATTCCCCCTTTACGTAAACCGACCGTAAGCGCCACACCAATACTGCCGAGGAGACTTAATATCGGAGTACCAATAAGTAGCGTTAAAAACAAAGCCCAATATGTCTTAATATCTAATCCTAAAAAAAGCGCAAGTAAAGGAGATATTAATAAGAGAGGCGCACCCGTTAATAGCCAATGCGCTAATATTTTAGCGCTTATGAGCCAGGCAAGAGGGTAAGGCGTTAACATTAATTGCTCAAGCGTCCCATCCACAAAATCATCTTTAAACAAACGTTCAAAAGATAATAAAGCAGCCAATAAGGCAGCAACCCAAATAATTCCGGGGGCAATCCTTGCCAGCAAATTAGGATCAGTACCAATTGCTAATGGAAAAAGTGTCACCACTATCACGAAGAACCAAACGGGATTTAGGATCTCACTGGGATGGCGAAAAGCGCTGATGATTTCTTTTTGAAGTACTTGATAGAAAGCATTAAACATAGTGTTCACTCGCACTTTTTTGTAATTTTATTTTAGTAAAGTGGCTACTATCTATGCTCATATCTTGATGCGTCGTCACTAATATAATGCCACCTTGTTTTGCATGCTCTAGAAATAAATTTTCTAATACCTTAATGCCCGATTTATCTAATGCAGTGAACGGTTCATCTAACACCCATAAAGGACAATCATTTAACCATAATCGCGCTAATGCAACGCGCCGTTGCTGACCTGCAGATAACTGAGAAACCAGCATATCTTCATAGCCCGCTAGCCCAACTTTCG
The sequence above is a segment of the Psychromonas sp. CNPT3 genome. Coding sequences within it:
- the ccmB gene encoding heme exporter protein CcmB, whose translation is MFNAFYQVLQKEIISAFRHPSEILNPVWFFVIVVTLFPLAIGTDPNLLARIAPGIIWVAALLAALLSFERLFKDDFVDGTLEQLMLTPYPLAWLISAKILAHWLLTGAPLLLISPLLALFLGLDIKTYWALFLTLLIGTPILSLLGSIGVALTVGLRKGGILLSLIMLPLSIPILIFATMAIDAAVVGQPYIGLLALLGAMLVTSITLAPFAIAASLRVSLS